Within Notolabrus celidotus isolate fNotCel1 unplaced genomic scaffold, fNotCel1.pri scaffold_505_arrow_ctg1, whole genome shotgun sequence, the genomic segment GCTGTAGAGACGTGATGTTGCAGAGAGTCCTCTGTAACTCTTCTTAGATCTGATGTACGTGGGGACCTGACAGGCAGTCAGTTTGATTCTTCATGTTTAgctgcttgtgtgtttttatatccaaCACTTTGCTGTAGGTTTACGACCTGATGGAATCTCCTCAGCTGTCAACGTGaacttttatacttttatacTGTAAACCAGCTGctccaataaaaacagagaaccCTCCTCAGAGTCTGGAACTCTTCTTTAAAGGGTGTGAAAACATGGTGGAGGGCAGCTTTGACAGAAGTCTGATCTGTGAGTCCATTCATCCTTAAATCAGAAGGAACAACATCACATGCTGAAACTGtaaaacacagactgacagagagggtgagagaagCTCTGTGACACAAACAGGTTCACCCTGACTCCTCCTCTCATCACCTGACATGGTAGAGAGAGATCCTGACCCTGTAGAGACCCTGATTCTGCAGAAACCCTGACACTGCAGAAACCATGGCCCTGCAGAAATCCTGGCCCTGCAGAAATCCTGGCCCTGCAGAAACCCTGACCCTGCAAAAACCCTGGCCCTGCAGAAATCCTGACTCTGCAGAAACCCTGGCCCTGCAGAAACCCTGGCCCTGCAGAAACCCTGGCCCTGCAGAAACCCTGGCCCTGCAGAAATCCTGGCCCTGCAGAAACCCTGGCCCTGCAGAAATCCTGACTCTGCAGAAACCCTGGCCCTGCAGAAACCCTGGCCCTGCAGAAACCCTGGCGCTGCAGAAATCCTGGCCCTGCAGAGACCCTGGCCCTGCAGAAATCCTGGCCCTGCAGAAATCCTGGCCCTGCAGAAACCCTGACCCTGCAGAAACCCTGACCCTGCAGAAACCCTGGCCCTGCAGAAACCCTGGCCCTGCAGAAATCCTGGCCCTGCAGAAACCCTGGCCCTGCAGAAACCCTGACCCTGCAGAAACCCTGGCCCTGCAGAAACCATAACTCTGCAGAAACCCTGGCCCTGCAGAAACCCTGGCCCTGCAGAAACCCTGGCGCTGCAGAAACCCTGACACTGCAGAAACCCTGGCCCTGCAGAAACCCTGATCCTGCAGAAACCATAACTCTGCAGAAACCCTGGCCCTGCAGAAACCCTGACCCTTCAGAAACCCTTGCCCTGCACACACCTGAGAGTGAAGCACAGCGAGTCAGGGAGCTCTCTTTATCAGCAGGTTAATGATCAGAGACTGACCTGCTTTAATCCTGCAGCAGAGCTTATTGATCGTCATCGTCATATATTAAAGTTACATAAGATACTTAAAAGAAAGGCTCAGTGAGGCCGCTCTGCTTCAATAAGTGAGTAACGGTCCCGTCTCTGAGCTGCGTCGTGTGTCTGAACTCTGACCCCTTCAGATTAAGACGTGTACTGTAGTTACTCTGTAGCTTGTTAATGTTCACACAGCTTCACATCACACTCCGTCTCACAGCACAGTTTGTCTTCTACAGTTTGAAGGattctttcctcttgtctaaGGAGTCCGAACAAACTCATGAAACAAAGCTTCCACCTCAGATTAAACTGTAATCTGTGTTAATCCAGAGAAAAGAGCGGTTTAAACCCTGCAGCAGATCTGATCCCTCAAACTGGAACTCTCTGTGGTGGACTTCAGTACTTTTAGAAAGGTGGTTAAGAATCCTTCAGGCTGTCTGCACACGTTGTAAAAACTAAtgtaacagcgccctctggtggtcacCATGAAGTCCTACATCTGTTTAAAGCTGACCATATAAATGTCTACATCCTGGTCCTAATTGAAGGAGGAAATCTGTCTCTGGGAGCGTGTGTATTTATTACTACTGTATTAAtgttacaacaacaataataataataataataacaataataatgataataataataatgatgatgatgatgcttaGTCCTGACTCTCTGGAGGGTCAGTAGGCCAGTCCCAGATGTCCGTAGTCTCCTTGTGGGTTCATCTGAATGTCAGAGATGTGATTTGGTGCTGAGCCACAGAAAGACTTAAAGACCAGCAGATAGACTTTAAACTCATCCTCTGACTGACAGGAGGTCAGTGTAAGGACTCTGCAGTGATGTGCTCATACTTCATGTCTGTGTCAGGACTCGTGCAGCAGCATTCTGAATATATGAAGCTGCTGAACAGCTTGTTATGACCGTCCTGTGAACAGACCAGGGCAGAAATCTAATCTGATGCATGAAGCAGACTCTCTAGGTCTGTCTTTGACATCATTCCTCCGAGTCTGTTGAAGTGACCGTTATGATGTGAGCCCTGAAACCTAAAGCCCAGGATGACTCCAGGATTTCCATGAGTCCCAgtgctccctgctcctctctctgacttCAGACCAGGCAGATCTTTATGTCAAAAATCTTCAACACCATGCATCATTTTCCTTCCACTTCACAAGTATGCACTACTTTGTGTTGATCACATAACATCccagtaaaatacatttaagtttgtgacaaaatgaaaaaagttaaaGGGGGGTGAATCCTTTTATAAGGCACTGGATGTATGAATGTTCAACTCTTGTATCCTCCAGTCTGAGTGTCAGGGGCAGAGGAACTTCCTCCCAGAGGCTACTGAGACAAGGTCTCTGCAGTGATCCAGGTCTCTGCTCCTGTCTGTATCTGGATGTTGTGACCGACGTAGTGACTCCAGAGTAAAGCACCGCTCTTCTCACGATGCTCGCAGGCAAACAccaaacatttaacaaacactTCAACAGCATCCAGAGTCTCCTCTGAGCACTGCTCCTCTTCCCAAGTGTTTTGTTTCTTATAGTCCTGATATGAGGatctaactttagtgttgtCTTTGGGGATAAACACCTCGCCTGAGGGATTGTCTGAGAGAACTGTCTGTCATTGCTCTGCactctctcctgcctgtgtcCCGTTCTGTTATTTCTCCTCCATCGAGTTCTACAGAAACTCTTTCAGAGTCTCATGAGTCTCTgtgtccagtttattgatgaatcccaCCCTACTCATTATCATGTTGAGCTGGCCCAAGGTAAAGGCTAACTGGAGATACTGGGGAATAAAAGGAGGTAAAACCATCCTGAGGGCTGGACCGGCTCCCGGCCTGGAAGACCTCGTCCAGGTTCAGGGTCTGAATTATACGACTGAACCAGACATCCAGCAGTTTGTTCAAGAAGCTCTTTAAATGTTCACTTTGCCTgagatgtgtgagtgtgtgtgtgtgtgtgtgtgtgtgtgtgtgggttggaGGGCTGGTTCAACTGGATTTTCCATGGACTGCTCAAACAAAACTGATGAGCgatctgcagagaaacagtctGTCCCCTCTCAGCTCTTCCTCCAGGACGTCTGCAGAGACCATGGGTGAgttcagcagcagctcctctttcATATCTTCCATCGTCTCGGGCATGGTACTGAAAGTTTCTCTGTGAGGATGAAGACCTGTTTCCCTTCTCTCAGTCTTTCCTGCAGCGTCTGTAGAATCTGTGAAAGGTGGAGAAACAGCTTGACACTGAATCAGGAGTTAAAGTTAATCCTGATTCCTCAATCTGACCCACAAAGACCAACCAGACCGTCAGCAGGACgggtcctctctgtgtgttaactgtgaagctgctgctgcaggtcagACAGAGACACGGGACACAGCAGACTCAGCCTTCATGACATTTCCACAGTGACACgttttaaagacagcagacgtttcttaaagttatattctttaatggacagatgaagagagacgaGGGAGCAGAGCgagggggagacatgcagtCAGTGGTCAAGGCTGGAGTCCAgtctgcaacctctgcgacaagggctatAGTCTCTGCACTAAGACCGCTacaggccaacggcgccccggACTGCAGACGTTTCTTCAGGAAACTTCACTGACACATGTTAGGGACGATCAGCTGAGAGATCAGAGCgttcgtccacagggggcgccaaaacgtCACAAACCAAACGTCTACAGAGATTTACCttcaaaggtgacatattacgcctCTTTcttcaacatatattggtctaagaggtccccataacatgtctttaaagtttattgctcataaaaacactttgaaatcagattctggtctgcctgtaaacccctctttttcagccctgcttagaacaggctgttttctgtgtctgtgcctttaaatgagaatgagctctctgaccacgccccctcaggaagtgggcgtggccctcggccgtccagcacgttgatctaatgtttacatgttggctgaatatacacggctgctcacagacccgcgttacttcaaccctctgaatctgatccagaatctgatcctgacggagaggcgcctgcagcaggacctttctgaaccattggtcacagatttagtgtttcttgttgttttatttgtcagcatgtcgacgtgtgtcttggtacacagctaccaacatgtagctatgtggctatgctaactagcgctagcactttttcatgcaaactaaaaatcatccactagatcttcaaatctgcagacgtggggagtcaaagcgacctttgtgtttattaagacagcctacaactagcatgcctccctcctaagctccttgttagcacacatgtgtgcagggaatgaaaaacggaggaggggttgagttgtattttatacagtctatgggctgaacaagctccgagctctgacttcctgttacagaccggatggcgttgtgacgtatgaaaaacactgaaaactgaaacggctggtttcagcacacatttacagaaaggtggagaaatcagaacaggggcagaatggagtctttgacttttcagggggtttgtagacagggacacagatttcagggagagaaccattaaagagtccatcctgcatgatatgtcaccttgaaCTCTGACGTCTTACACGATTTCATCAAACATGTTCACTTCATTTCAGAGACTCTAAAATATTCACCTCATTCATCATTACAGTGAAATCTATCAACATGTGAGAATGTAATTCAATGACTGATCCACTCTGAGGCCGTCGTATAGAGTTtaacaaacaaactttattcaacaaacattcaaaaacCAAATATTTACAGGATGATCTCCAAACTAAAAATATGACACGGTAAGAAAAACGTGTGACATCACAGCCTGACTCCGCCCACTCTCTgtgtataaaacacaactctGTCTTAAAGGGACTTATTTGATTCAAGTCACGTTTAGTTTGCTGTACAGGAAgtgatataataataacaataacaataataataataataataataataataataacaatgataataataatatgtaatAAAAGGACGGGTGTTAAAGGTGTCGTCTCGTATCTGTGGCGTGCAGATTCTTCATCTCCCAGTCCGAGGCCGGTCTTCAGTCTGCAGCGAGCCTCCGAGCTGACGCTGCAGCATTATGGAGTAACCGTGACGGAGGTCTCCAACCTGCCCAGTTACATGGACCAGAACTTCCTGGTGAAGGACGCGGAGGGGACCAGGTACGTCCTGAAGATCATGAACTCAGAGGAGAGTAAGGACGCCACCCTGCTGGGCCTGCAGACCCTCGCCATGTCCTTCCTGCTCTCTCGTGGAGTTCCTGCTCAGACGGCTCTCTGCACCACCACAGGGCGGCTCATGACTTCAGAGGAGACCGGTAACAGCtgatcctctctgcagtccAGTTTATTACATGATtcataaaccagttataaaacAGATCTGATCCTCACTCTCAGCTGATGGCTGCTCACGCACTCAGCTGAGAGTCGGGAAGTTAACTTCATCAGATTATTTAGACAGTTTAAACTCAGGTTTGAGGAAGATTGAGTTTATAATGAATGTAGTTCAGATTATTATGATAGTGAAGGTCACAGTATTTAAAGTCCAGTTTCAAAGTGAATAAACTGAGTGTTCAGAAACACCTGACAGTGGAGTCCACGTGAACGAGGCCCGGTGGAGTCTACAGGGTTTACTAAAGAGGACTTTTAAGAGCTCACCTTCTCGTCTCACGAACACACAGTCATGACATTTTAGATGAactcaggtgagacagagagactcAGAGAGAGACGTGTGTTTGCTCTGAACGACAGATCTCTGGTCTGTTCTTCAGTCTTAGAGCTGAGTCAACCTTTGAGCTGCTCGTGTGTATGAAAGGCGCTCCATGAATAAAGATGAGTTTATTAACTCTGAGGTGAGATGACTGATCTGAACCTGTCGTTGAGTCAGGCTGTGGACCCGGTGCTCAGACCTTCTGTGTGAGGCTGATGACCTACCTCCCAGGAGACACCATCGCACAGTCTCCAGTTACAACTCAAGATCTGTACCGTGTCGGCAAGCTGGCTGCCAACATTGACAAGGCATTGCAGCaggtgaggtcaaaggtcaaaggtcaaagtcaTTATCACGTTTCAGCTAAATGCATCATGGAGCATGTGGCTGAGGCAGGAGGTCTCACTGCAGAGGTACGGAGATGTTATACGACAGGTTATCATCCTCTCTATAGGATGTAACGTCACAGAGATTTACACGAGGGTTAGTCTgaggtgacctctgaccctgatTATTAACATGTCTCTGCACCTGATTATTAACATGTCTCTGCCCCTGATTATTAACATGTCTCTGCACCTGATTATTAACATGTCTCTGCACCTGATTATTACCACGTCTCTGCCCCTGATTATTAACATGTCTCTGCACCTGATTATTAACATGTCTCTGTAGCTTTAAAGTataatgatcataataataatattaaaaacatgttgattGTTCCAGCTGCAGTCTCCAGACCTGCATGTGTTACAGAGGGATGGCGTCCTGTGGACTTTTCCTAACTTCTGTCTCCTGGAGGACTACCTGTCAGTGATGGATGGAGATCCTCTGCAGGATATAGTCCGAGCTGTCTTAGACCAGTTCAGATCTCACGTGCAGCCCAGAATCAACACTTTCCAAAAAGGTAGCTGTTCTCCTTCATGCTGCTTTCTGTTCATTTATTGGTGTCCCTCGTTTTCTCTGAGCTGACTGTTTATCCACTAACGGTAGACCCCGTCAGTTTGTTGTTCTGGAGTCACAGTTACAGTGGACTTTACGGTAACAcgcctgtttcctgtttgatttGGAACTTCCTGTCCAGTTCTACGGAAGCTGACAAGTGCAAAGGTTGTAAATGTAGACTGAAATATTTCTATTGGGGAGCGATGGGCTGCAAATTTACAACTAAGTCAAATTCAGACGCAAACATCAAACGACAAAGTGGTtcaaaaatgcaacaaaggAAGTGATCTGGACCTGAAGGGGTCGGTTACTGGAACAGCTACATGTTGTGTGGAAGGAACAACAGGTACAGGATTTACTGAGTAGTCTAATAGTTTA encodes:
- the LOC117809879 gene encoding hydroxylysine kinase-like isoform X1; protein product: MSDLQRNSLSPLSSSSRTSAETMDSSSPSPRPVFSLQRASELTLQHYGVTVTEVSNLPSYMDQNFLVKDAEGTRYVLKIMNSEESKDATLLGLQTLAMSFLLSRGVPAQTALCTTTGRLMTSEETGCGPGAQTFCVRLMTYLPGDTIAQSPVTTQDLYRVGKLAANIDKALQQLQSPDLHVLQRDGVLWTFPNFCLLEDYLSVMDGDPLQDIVRAVLDQFRSHVQPRINTFQKGIIHGDLSDQNILVTPGGGGHHEVSGVLDFSFLMNGCYVFELAVSIMYLMLENPRPLDVGGAVLAGWESIMPLNEEEKDSLFLLVLARFCQSLVYGRFNARRYPDNKKFILTTAESGSRLLTELWERGKTDVEQRWFKDASVFSEES
- the LOC117809879 gene encoding hydroxylysine kinase-like isoform X2, whose amino-acid sequence is MDQNFLVKDAEGTRYVLKIMNSEESKDATLLGLQTLAMSFLLSRGVPAQTALCTTTGRLMTSEETGCGPGAQTFCVRLMTYLPGDTIAQSPVTTQDLYRVGKLAANIDKALQQLQSPDLHVLQRDGVLWTFPNFCLLEDYLSVMDGDPLQDIVRAVLDQFRSHVQPRINTFQKGIIHGDLSDQNILVTPGGGGHHEVSGVLDFSFLMNGCYVFELAVSIMYLMLENPRPLDVGGAVLAGWESIMPLNEEEKDSLFLLVLARFCQSLVYGRFNARRYPDNKKFILTTAESGSRLLTELWERGKTDVEQRWFKDASVFSEES